A window from Mya arenaria isolate MELC-2E11 chromosome 9, ASM2691426v1 encodes these proteins:
- the LOC128246796 gene encoding dentin sialophosphoprotein-like isoform X1, which translates to MMLFQPFLVVVLSGIAVDSTPFRFKHAISHPPVTTAGENPAGEELGDKGDNYDPNKEWFQYSKGLCPLGQVPQRNDTVCCLPTACPPNKSVTACHVNGTEDTCVVCQQGYIQPNNISSLNMSNAACFLKTRKHDMCPIEEFKMAATGKYSVHLPYPCECNTLDCRWPRPQSQQVATCRIVDPCEPGFTLKPYTGVCEQCRWFEHKLESGCHPCAINITLLRQGHPDNSTIPPTSTTPKPETTPTTPKPETTTELVTTQETEEPKDDPKTLITTVLISCVGGLLLIVILIGCVVICFIKHRRPGSGGKWLWRICDNTDSNDSLLPSNPSSPVTPTTTTYPFTHLISTSEPLSNGTNGYLPNGVQLFSNGVLYSGHLPSVLVSVNGTLPNGNANVNSQVIRDGNGNVNSYIVNSEGQVLLKGGDDKDFVSESDGNRPRNLEIGNGHIPTGRGTANGICRLYNGTGVSKDGNIVSDLQELGVTPRNATDDSAGEFAEVLTDETRANIANVQHLRAPGDGVKPTKDSNKENSINSVNSEMQHYMDHLNATEASGEKVNDMSKEQLNTSILRQAMEKGDLDVSLIHSPDNDKDHSDAERTYICMDSEAGRKAVIGKYGDLDTQSGVKGGSKLKDSVSGSGNKSHVKAVSVSGNKSDVKAEAVGLREFASSGMIKQESADDRNVTFKDAKPDIGKRETRQKTNGGIVFNKCKINCTTLIINNGTGNGQPDVEFDDSEESDGSSASDPDSSDGDSLNEERKAKISEKQNDINASEKMLNIKPRPELSKSDSENSENDENGKTNKFYDTGENNYTDTKNDKFDESVYKGELKVKLPKESTNNDDQETPVTDSFEETQPMTLVNPQPPTLKYLPSMNRKDTARPIGVVSPIQAPVQGHPLRPENSFSEGQPSSMIYGVAHFSEQSDIADGRQLDSLVHSNRLPRNHSNRVESGIHSPDNHQAVSGGNSSVRSSGGTNTPSHLRMDELKSYPLEGESNSGDMNGDSLLPESSLEVNYNVVTDSGLGDDVAGRNNEQSNSLDRNVPNVLERQEPEGMSFTGESDHTRRNLVDDSDMNQTRVKEVYSD; encoded by the exons GTTGTCTTGAGCGGGATAGCTGTCGACTCCACCCCATTCCGATTCAAACATGCCATATCCCACCCACCTGTAACGACCGCTGGAGAGAACCCAGCAGGTGAAGAGCTGGGAgacaagggagataattatgACCCCAACAAGGAGTGGTTCCAATATTCAAAGGGGTTGTGTCCCTTGGGTCAGGTTCCTCAGAGAAATGATACAGTCTGCTGTTTGCCCACGGCTTGTCCTCCTA ATAAATCGGTAACGGCCTGCCACGTAAATGGAACAGAAGATACATGCGTCGTCTGCCAGCAAGGTTACATTCAACCAAACAACATTTCTTCCCTCAATATGTCCAATGCTGCCTGCTTTTTGAAGACGAGGAAACATGACATGTGTCCTATCG AGGAGTTTAAGATGGCCGCAACTGGTAAATACTCAGTTCACCTACCGTACCCTTGCGAGTGCAACACATTGGATTGTAGATGGCCTCGGCCTCAAAGTCAACAAGTGGCGACCTGCAGGATTGTTGACCCCTGCGAGCCCGGCTTCACTCTAAAACCGTATACAGGAG TTTGTGAGCAGTGTCGATGGTTTGAGCACAAGCTGGAGTCTGGCTGTCATCCCTGCGCCATTAACATCACACTGCTTAG ACAAGGTCATCCAGACAACAGTACCATTCCACCAACATCTACGACACCTAAGCCAGAAACAACACCTACGACACCTAAGCCGGAAACAACCACCGAATTGGTTACAACGCAGGAAACTGAAG AGCCGAAAGATGATCCCAAGACATTAATAACGACAGTGCTAATTTCTTGTGTAGGAGGACTACTACT GATTGTGATATTAATTGGCTGTGTGgtgatttgtttcattaaacataGAAGACCAGGCAGTGGAGGTAAGTGGCTCTGGA GAATATGTGACAACACAGACTCCAATGATTCTTTGTTGCCTAGCAACCCTTCTTCCCCGGTTACCCCAACCACTACAACATATCCATTTACACATCTGATTTCTACGAGTGAACCTTTAAGTAATGGAACAAATGGTTATCTCCCGAATGGCgtgcaattattttcaaatggtGTGCTATATAGTGGCCACCTGCCTTCTGTATTGGTTAGCGTGAATGGAACATTGCCAAATGGCAATGCAAATGTTAACTCTCAAGTTATAAGGGATGGGAATGGCAATGTTAATTCTTACATTGTCAATAGTGAAGGTCAAGTACTGTTGAAGGGTGGTGATGACAAAGATTTTGTGAGCGAATCTGACGGAAACCGACCCAGAAATTTGGAGATTGGAAATGGCCACATACCTACTGGTAGAGGAACAGCTAATGGGATATGTCGGTTGTATAATGGGACTGGTGTCTCTAAAGATGGGAACATAGTGTCAGATCTTCAAGAACTTGGCGTTACTCCAAGGAATGCCACTGATGACAGCGCAGGTGAATTTGCTGAAGTCCTGACCGATGAAACTAGGGCAAATATTGCCAATGTTCAACATCTCAGAGCACCAGGAGATGGTGTTAAACCTACAAAAGATTCCAATAAGGAAAATAGTATAAATTCTGTGAATTCGGAAATGCAGCATTATATGGATCACCTTAATGCTACTGAGGCTAGTGGAGAAAAAGTAAATGATATGAGTAAGGAACAGTTAAACACCAGCATTTTAAGACAAGCAATGGAGAAAGGTGATTTGGATGTGTCCCTAATACATTCTCCAGACAATGATAAGGATCATTCAGATGCTGAACggacatatatatgtatggacTCTGAGGCTGGTAGGAAGGCAGTTATTGGGAAATATGGGGATCTTGATACTCAATCTGGTGTTAAAGGTGGTTCAAAGCTGAAAGACTCTGTTAGTGGTAGTGGAAATAAGTCACACGTTAAAGCTGTTAGTGTTAGTGGAAATAAGTCAGATGTTAAAGCTGAAGCTGTAGGTTTGAGAGAATTTGCTAGTTCTGGTATGATAAAACAAGAATCTGCAGATGACAGGAACGTCACATTCAAAGATGCTAAACCAGACATCGGCAAAAGAGaaacaagacaaaaaacaaatggTGGTATTGTATTCAATAAATGTAAGATTAATTGTACCACCTTAATCATAAATAATGGAACTGGTAATGGCCAACCAGATGTTGAATTTGATGACTCTGAAGAAAGTGATGGTAGCTCGGCAAGTGACCCAGATAGTTCTGATGGTGACTCTTTAAATGAAGAAAGAAAGGCAAAAATTTCTGAAAAACAGAATGACAtaaatgcatctgaaaaaatGCTTAACATTAAACCAAGACCAGAATTATCTAAATCTGATAGTGAAAACAGTGAAAACGATGAAAATGGCAAAACgaataaattttatgatactGGAGAAAATAATTACACTGATACAAAAAATGACAAGTTTGACGAAAGTGTGTATAAAGGTGAATTAAAGGTTAAGTTGCCAAAAGAATCAACAAACAATGACGATCAAGAAACACCAGTTACAGATTCATTCGAGGAAACTCAGCCCATGACACTGGTTAATCCTCAGCCCCCAACACTTAAGTACCTGCCTAGCATGAACAGAAAAG ATACAGCTAGACCCATTGGAGTTGTTT CTCCAATCCAAGCACCTGTACAAGGTCATCCTCTACGTCCCGAAAATTCGTTCAGTGAAGGCCAACCATCCTCCATGATTTATGGAGTTGCTCACTTTAGTGAACAATCAGATATTGCTGATGGTAGGCAGTTAGACTCTTTAGTTCATAGCAATAGACTTCCTCGTAACCATAGCAACCGTGTTGAATCTGGAATACACTCTCCTGACAATCATCAGGCTGTTAGTGGTGGGAACTCTTCAGTGAGGTCTAGTGGAGGTACGAATACTCCTTCCCACCTCCGAATGGATGAGCTGAAGAGTTATCCATTGGAGGGTGAATCAAATAGTGGTGATATGAATGGTGATAGTTTGTTACCTGAATCTTCCCTTGAAGTAAATTATAATGTGGTGACAGACAGTGGATTAGGGGATGATGTAGCAGGTAGAAACAATGAACAATCCAATAGCTTGGACAGGAATGTGCCAAATGTTCTGGAAAGGCAAGAACCAGAGGGTATGTCCTTTACTGGGGAAAGTGACCATACCAGAAGAAATTTGGTGGATGATTCAGATATGAATCAGACTAGGGTAAAAGAGGTTTACTCAGATTGA
- the LOC128246796 gene encoding dentin sialophosphoprotein-like isoform X3, whose protein sequence is MMLFQPFLVVVLSGIAVDSTPFRFKHAISHPPVTTAGENPAGEELGDKGDNYDPNKEWFQYSKGLCPLGQVPQRNDTVCCLPTACPPNKSVTACHVNGTEDTCVVCQQGYIQPNNISSLNMSNAACFLKTRKHDMCPIEEFKMAATGKYSVHLPYPCECNTLDCRWPRPQSQQVATCRIVDPCEPGFTLKPYTGVCEQCRWFEHKLESGCHPCAINITLLRQGHPDNSTIPPTSTTPKPETTPTTPKPETTTELVTTQETEEPKDDPKTLITTVLISCVGGLLLIVILIGCVVICFIKHRRPGSGGICDNTDSNDSLLPSNPSSPVTPTTTTYPFTHLISTSEPLSNGTNGYLPNGVQLFSNGVLYSGHLPSVLVSVNGTLPNGNANVNSQVIRDGNGNVNSYIVNSEGQVLLKGGDDKDFVSESDGNRPRNLEIGNGHIPTGRGTANGICRLYNGTGVSKDGNIVSDLQELGVTPRNATDDSAGEFAEVLTDETRANIANVQHLRAPGDGVKPTKDSNKENSINSVNSEMQHYMDHLNATEASGEKVNDMSKEQLNTSILRQAMEKGDLDVSLIHSPDNDKDHSDAERTYICMDSEAGRKAVIGKYGDLDTQSGVKGGSKLKDSVSGSGNKSHVKAVSVSGNKSDVKAEAVGLREFASSGMIKQESADDRNVTFKDAKPDIGKRETRQKTNGGIVFNKCKINCTTLIINNGTGNGQPDVEFDDSEESDGSSASDPDSSDGDSLNEERKAKISEKQNDINASEKMLNIKPRPELSKSDSENSENDENGKTNKFYDTGENNYTDTKNDKFDESVYKGELKVKLPKESTNNDDQETPVTDSFEETQPMTLVNPQPPTLKYLPSMNRKDTARPIGVVSPIQAPVQGHPLRPENSFSEGQPSSMIYGVAHFSEQSDIADGRQLDSLVHSNRLPRNHSNRVESGIHSPDNHQAVSGGNSSVRSSGGTNTPSHLRMDELKSYPLEGESNSGDMNGDSLLPESSLEVNYNVVTDSGLGDDVAGRNNEQSNSLDRNVPNVLERQEPEGMSFTGESDHTRRNLVDDSDMNQTRVKEVYSD, encoded by the exons GTTGTCTTGAGCGGGATAGCTGTCGACTCCACCCCATTCCGATTCAAACATGCCATATCCCACCCACCTGTAACGACCGCTGGAGAGAACCCAGCAGGTGAAGAGCTGGGAgacaagggagataattatgACCCCAACAAGGAGTGGTTCCAATATTCAAAGGGGTTGTGTCCCTTGGGTCAGGTTCCTCAGAGAAATGATACAGTCTGCTGTTTGCCCACGGCTTGTCCTCCTA ATAAATCGGTAACGGCCTGCCACGTAAATGGAACAGAAGATACATGCGTCGTCTGCCAGCAAGGTTACATTCAACCAAACAACATTTCTTCCCTCAATATGTCCAATGCTGCCTGCTTTTTGAAGACGAGGAAACATGACATGTGTCCTATCG AGGAGTTTAAGATGGCCGCAACTGGTAAATACTCAGTTCACCTACCGTACCCTTGCGAGTGCAACACATTGGATTGTAGATGGCCTCGGCCTCAAAGTCAACAAGTGGCGACCTGCAGGATTGTTGACCCCTGCGAGCCCGGCTTCACTCTAAAACCGTATACAGGAG TTTGTGAGCAGTGTCGATGGTTTGAGCACAAGCTGGAGTCTGGCTGTCATCCCTGCGCCATTAACATCACACTGCTTAG ACAAGGTCATCCAGACAACAGTACCATTCCACCAACATCTACGACACCTAAGCCAGAAACAACACCTACGACACCTAAGCCGGAAACAACCACCGAATTGGTTACAACGCAGGAAACTGAAG AGCCGAAAGATGATCCCAAGACATTAATAACGACAGTGCTAATTTCTTGTGTAGGAGGACTACTACT GATTGTGATATTAATTGGCTGTGTGgtgatttgtttcattaaacataGAAGACCAGGCAGTGGAG GAATATGTGACAACACAGACTCCAATGATTCTTTGTTGCCTAGCAACCCTTCTTCCCCGGTTACCCCAACCACTACAACATATCCATTTACACATCTGATTTCTACGAGTGAACCTTTAAGTAATGGAACAAATGGTTATCTCCCGAATGGCgtgcaattattttcaaatggtGTGCTATATAGTGGCCACCTGCCTTCTGTATTGGTTAGCGTGAATGGAACATTGCCAAATGGCAATGCAAATGTTAACTCTCAAGTTATAAGGGATGGGAATGGCAATGTTAATTCTTACATTGTCAATAGTGAAGGTCAAGTACTGTTGAAGGGTGGTGATGACAAAGATTTTGTGAGCGAATCTGACGGAAACCGACCCAGAAATTTGGAGATTGGAAATGGCCACATACCTACTGGTAGAGGAACAGCTAATGGGATATGTCGGTTGTATAATGGGACTGGTGTCTCTAAAGATGGGAACATAGTGTCAGATCTTCAAGAACTTGGCGTTACTCCAAGGAATGCCACTGATGACAGCGCAGGTGAATTTGCTGAAGTCCTGACCGATGAAACTAGGGCAAATATTGCCAATGTTCAACATCTCAGAGCACCAGGAGATGGTGTTAAACCTACAAAAGATTCCAATAAGGAAAATAGTATAAATTCTGTGAATTCGGAAATGCAGCATTATATGGATCACCTTAATGCTACTGAGGCTAGTGGAGAAAAAGTAAATGATATGAGTAAGGAACAGTTAAACACCAGCATTTTAAGACAAGCAATGGAGAAAGGTGATTTGGATGTGTCCCTAATACATTCTCCAGACAATGATAAGGATCATTCAGATGCTGAACggacatatatatgtatggacTCTGAGGCTGGTAGGAAGGCAGTTATTGGGAAATATGGGGATCTTGATACTCAATCTGGTGTTAAAGGTGGTTCAAAGCTGAAAGACTCTGTTAGTGGTAGTGGAAATAAGTCACACGTTAAAGCTGTTAGTGTTAGTGGAAATAAGTCAGATGTTAAAGCTGAAGCTGTAGGTTTGAGAGAATTTGCTAGTTCTGGTATGATAAAACAAGAATCTGCAGATGACAGGAACGTCACATTCAAAGATGCTAAACCAGACATCGGCAAAAGAGaaacaagacaaaaaacaaatggTGGTATTGTATTCAATAAATGTAAGATTAATTGTACCACCTTAATCATAAATAATGGAACTGGTAATGGCCAACCAGATGTTGAATTTGATGACTCTGAAGAAAGTGATGGTAGCTCGGCAAGTGACCCAGATAGTTCTGATGGTGACTCTTTAAATGAAGAAAGAAAGGCAAAAATTTCTGAAAAACAGAATGACAtaaatgcatctgaaaaaatGCTTAACATTAAACCAAGACCAGAATTATCTAAATCTGATAGTGAAAACAGTGAAAACGATGAAAATGGCAAAACgaataaattttatgatactGGAGAAAATAATTACACTGATACAAAAAATGACAAGTTTGACGAAAGTGTGTATAAAGGTGAATTAAAGGTTAAGTTGCCAAAAGAATCAACAAACAATGACGATCAAGAAACACCAGTTACAGATTCATTCGAGGAAACTCAGCCCATGACACTGGTTAATCCTCAGCCCCCAACACTTAAGTACCTGCCTAGCATGAACAGAAAAG ATACAGCTAGACCCATTGGAGTTGTTT CTCCAATCCAAGCACCTGTACAAGGTCATCCTCTACGTCCCGAAAATTCGTTCAGTGAAGGCCAACCATCCTCCATGATTTATGGAGTTGCTCACTTTAGTGAACAATCAGATATTGCTGATGGTAGGCAGTTAGACTCTTTAGTTCATAGCAATAGACTTCCTCGTAACCATAGCAACCGTGTTGAATCTGGAATACACTCTCCTGACAATCATCAGGCTGTTAGTGGTGGGAACTCTTCAGTGAGGTCTAGTGGAGGTACGAATACTCCTTCCCACCTCCGAATGGATGAGCTGAAGAGTTATCCATTGGAGGGTGAATCAAATAGTGGTGATATGAATGGTGATAGTTTGTTACCTGAATCTTCCCTTGAAGTAAATTATAATGTGGTGACAGACAGTGGATTAGGGGATGATGTAGCAGGTAGAAACAATGAACAATCCAATAGCTTGGACAGGAATGTGCCAAATGTTCTGGAAAGGCAAGAACCAGAGGGTATGTCCTTTACTGGGGAAAGTGACCATACCAGAAGAAATTTGGTGGATGATTCAGATATGAATCAGACTAGGGTAAAAGAGGTTTACTCAGATTGA
- the LOC128246796 gene encoding dentin sialophosphoprotein-like isoform X2 — MMLFQPFLVVVLSGIAVDSTPFRFKHAISHPPVTTAGENPAGEELGDKGDNYDPNKEWFQYSKGLCPLGQVPQRNDTVCCLPTACPPNKSVTACHVNGTEDTCVVCQQGYIQPNNISSLNMSNAACFLKTRKHDMCPIEEFKMAATGKYSVHLPYPCECNTLDCRWPRPQSQQVATCRIVDPCEPGFTLKPYTGVCEQCRWFEHKLESGCHPCAINITLLRQGHPDNSTIPPTSTTPKPETTPTTPKPETTTELVTTQETEEPKDDPKTLITTVLISCVGGLLIVILIGCVVICFIKHRRPGSGGKWLWRICDNTDSNDSLLPSNPSSPVTPTTTTYPFTHLISTSEPLSNGTNGYLPNGVQLFSNGVLYSGHLPSVLVSVNGTLPNGNANVNSQVIRDGNGNVNSYIVNSEGQVLLKGGDDKDFVSESDGNRPRNLEIGNGHIPTGRGTANGICRLYNGTGVSKDGNIVSDLQELGVTPRNATDDSAGEFAEVLTDETRANIANVQHLRAPGDGVKPTKDSNKENSINSVNSEMQHYMDHLNATEASGEKVNDMSKEQLNTSILRQAMEKGDLDVSLIHSPDNDKDHSDAERTYICMDSEAGRKAVIGKYGDLDTQSGVKGGSKLKDSVSGSGNKSHVKAVSVSGNKSDVKAEAVGLREFASSGMIKQESADDRNVTFKDAKPDIGKRETRQKTNGGIVFNKCKINCTTLIINNGTGNGQPDVEFDDSEESDGSSASDPDSSDGDSLNEERKAKISEKQNDINASEKMLNIKPRPELSKSDSENSENDENGKTNKFYDTGENNYTDTKNDKFDESVYKGELKVKLPKESTNNDDQETPVTDSFEETQPMTLVNPQPPTLKYLPSMNRKDTARPIGVVSPIQAPVQGHPLRPENSFSEGQPSSMIYGVAHFSEQSDIADGRQLDSLVHSNRLPRNHSNRVESGIHSPDNHQAVSGGNSSVRSSGGTNTPSHLRMDELKSYPLEGESNSGDMNGDSLLPESSLEVNYNVVTDSGLGDDVAGRNNEQSNSLDRNVPNVLERQEPEGMSFTGESDHTRRNLVDDSDMNQTRVKEVYSD; from the exons GTTGTCTTGAGCGGGATAGCTGTCGACTCCACCCCATTCCGATTCAAACATGCCATATCCCACCCACCTGTAACGACCGCTGGAGAGAACCCAGCAGGTGAAGAGCTGGGAgacaagggagataattatgACCCCAACAAGGAGTGGTTCCAATATTCAAAGGGGTTGTGTCCCTTGGGTCAGGTTCCTCAGAGAAATGATACAGTCTGCTGTTTGCCCACGGCTTGTCCTCCTA ATAAATCGGTAACGGCCTGCCACGTAAATGGAACAGAAGATACATGCGTCGTCTGCCAGCAAGGTTACATTCAACCAAACAACATTTCTTCCCTCAATATGTCCAATGCTGCCTGCTTTTTGAAGACGAGGAAACATGACATGTGTCCTATCG AGGAGTTTAAGATGGCCGCAACTGGTAAATACTCAGTTCACCTACCGTACCCTTGCGAGTGCAACACATTGGATTGTAGATGGCCTCGGCCTCAAAGTCAACAAGTGGCGACCTGCAGGATTGTTGACCCCTGCGAGCCCGGCTTCACTCTAAAACCGTATACAGGAG TTTGTGAGCAGTGTCGATGGTTTGAGCACAAGCTGGAGTCTGGCTGTCATCCCTGCGCCATTAACATCACACTGCTTAG ACAAGGTCATCCAGACAACAGTACCATTCCACCAACATCTACGACACCTAAGCCAGAAACAACACCTACGACACCTAAGCCGGAAACAACCACCGAATTGGTTACAACGCAGGAAACTGAAG AGCCGAAAGATGATCCCAAGACATTAATAACGACAGTGCTAATTTCTTGTGTAGGAGGACTACT GATTGTGATATTAATTGGCTGTGTGgtgatttgtttcattaaacataGAAGACCAGGCAGTGGAGGTAAGTGGCTCTGGA GAATATGTGACAACACAGACTCCAATGATTCTTTGTTGCCTAGCAACCCTTCTTCCCCGGTTACCCCAACCACTACAACATATCCATTTACACATCTGATTTCTACGAGTGAACCTTTAAGTAATGGAACAAATGGTTATCTCCCGAATGGCgtgcaattattttcaaatggtGTGCTATATAGTGGCCACCTGCCTTCTGTATTGGTTAGCGTGAATGGAACATTGCCAAATGGCAATGCAAATGTTAACTCTCAAGTTATAAGGGATGGGAATGGCAATGTTAATTCTTACATTGTCAATAGTGAAGGTCAAGTACTGTTGAAGGGTGGTGATGACAAAGATTTTGTGAGCGAATCTGACGGAAACCGACCCAGAAATTTGGAGATTGGAAATGGCCACATACCTACTGGTAGAGGAACAGCTAATGGGATATGTCGGTTGTATAATGGGACTGGTGTCTCTAAAGATGGGAACATAGTGTCAGATCTTCAAGAACTTGGCGTTACTCCAAGGAATGCCACTGATGACAGCGCAGGTGAATTTGCTGAAGTCCTGACCGATGAAACTAGGGCAAATATTGCCAATGTTCAACATCTCAGAGCACCAGGAGATGGTGTTAAACCTACAAAAGATTCCAATAAGGAAAATAGTATAAATTCTGTGAATTCGGAAATGCAGCATTATATGGATCACCTTAATGCTACTGAGGCTAGTGGAGAAAAAGTAAATGATATGAGTAAGGAACAGTTAAACACCAGCATTTTAAGACAAGCAATGGAGAAAGGTGATTTGGATGTGTCCCTAATACATTCTCCAGACAATGATAAGGATCATTCAGATGCTGAACggacatatatatgtatggacTCTGAGGCTGGTAGGAAGGCAGTTATTGGGAAATATGGGGATCTTGATACTCAATCTGGTGTTAAAGGTGGTTCAAAGCTGAAAGACTCTGTTAGTGGTAGTGGAAATAAGTCACACGTTAAAGCTGTTAGTGTTAGTGGAAATAAGTCAGATGTTAAAGCTGAAGCTGTAGGTTTGAGAGAATTTGCTAGTTCTGGTATGATAAAACAAGAATCTGCAGATGACAGGAACGTCACATTCAAAGATGCTAAACCAGACATCGGCAAAAGAGaaacaagacaaaaaacaaatggTGGTATTGTATTCAATAAATGTAAGATTAATTGTACCACCTTAATCATAAATAATGGAACTGGTAATGGCCAACCAGATGTTGAATTTGATGACTCTGAAGAAAGTGATGGTAGCTCGGCAAGTGACCCAGATAGTTCTGATGGTGACTCTTTAAATGAAGAAAGAAAGGCAAAAATTTCTGAAAAACAGAATGACAtaaatgcatctgaaaaaatGCTTAACATTAAACCAAGACCAGAATTATCTAAATCTGATAGTGAAAACAGTGAAAACGATGAAAATGGCAAAACgaataaattttatgatactGGAGAAAATAATTACACTGATACAAAAAATGACAAGTTTGACGAAAGTGTGTATAAAGGTGAATTAAAGGTTAAGTTGCCAAAAGAATCAACAAACAATGACGATCAAGAAACACCAGTTACAGATTCATTCGAGGAAACTCAGCCCATGACACTGGTTAATCCTCAGCCCCCAACACTTAAGTACCTGCCTAGCATGAACAGAAAAG ATACAGCTAGACCCATTGGAGTTGTTT CTCCAATCCAAGCACCTGTACAAGGTCATCCTCTACGTCCCGAAAATTCGTTCAGTGAAGGCCAACCATCCTCCATGATTTATGGAGTTGCTCACTTTAGTGAACAATCAGATATTGCTGATGGTAGGCAGTTAGACTCTTTAGTTCATAGCAATAGACTTCCTCGTAACCATAGCAACCGTGTTGAATCTGGAATACACTCTCCTGACAATCATCAGGCTGTTAGTGGTGGGAACTCTTCAGTGAGGTCTAGTGGAGGTACGAATACTCCTTCCCACCTCCGAATGGATGAGCTGAAGAGTTATCCATTGGAGGGTGAATCAAATAGTGGTGATATGAATGGTGATAGTTTGTTACCTGAATCTTCCCTTGAAGTAAATTATAATGTGGTGACAGACAGTGGATTAGGGGATGATGTAGCAGGTAGAAACAATGAACAATCCAATAGCTTGGACAGGAATGTGCCAAATGTTCTGGAAAGGCAAGAACCAGAGGGTATGTCCTTTACTGGGGAAAGTGACCATACCAGAAGAAATTTGGTGGATGATTCAGATATGAATCAGACTAGGGTAAAAGAGGTTTACTCAGATTGA